TTACATTCACCCCAGTTTTAAAAATCGATGGAGCGACTTTAGAAATTAATTGTGATTTGTCAAATAACTTCATGTCATCTCTCGTAATCACGCCCCCCTGATTTCTCATTCCTGTAACAACAATCAAATTTGTGCCAAGGCTTTCAATTTGCGAAGATACCTTTTTCGTAACACCTTGACCAATAGAAATCAGCGAGATCACCGCAGCAACACCAATAATCACTCCAAGGATCGTAAGTAACGACCGAATCTTGTTCCCTCTGATTCCAAGCCATGCAATACGTATACTCTCAAATAGATTCATCCAACCACCTCGCTGACTTGCAGTGTGGTCAATTGATACGCTGCATCTTTTCTTAATTCTTCTTGGATAAGCTTGTTTGTCATAATTTCACCATCTTTAACATGGATGATTCGACGACAATGCTCTGCAACGACCTCATCATGAGTTACGATTAAAATCGTCATTCCTTGACGGTTCAAATCCTGGAATATCGCCAAAATCTCTAATTCTGAGCGACTATCTAAGTTTCCAGTAGGCTCATCTGCTAGTAATACGGTAGGATTCCCTGCAATGGCTCTTGCTATAGCGACCCGTTGTTGCTGTCCTCCAGATAGCTCACTAGGGCGGTGATAGAGCCGTTCTTGTAATCCAACCTTTGTTAGTGCTTCTACTGCCCTTTCTCGTCTCTCACTACGACTTAATCCCCGATAGATTAATGGTAGCTCAACATTTTCAACGGCAGTTAATGTTGGCAATAGATTATAGTTTTGAAAGATAAATCCAAGATACTGATTACGAATCGATGCCAACGCATCATCCGAAAGCTGACTCACTTCATGTTCGCCAATAAAGTATTCTCCAGAAGTCGGTTTATCCAAGCAACCCAAAATATTCATCAATGTTGATTTTCCTGAACCTGACGGTCCCATGATCGCTACAAAATCGCCTTCCTTCACATGAACATCGATGTTCTTTAGAGCATAAAACTCTGTATCGCCCATCCCATAGACCTTGTTGATGTTATTTAAGCGTAACATAATCTACTTTCTCCCTCCTCCACCATTGATACCTGGAACGGTAACATTAGAAGGAACGAGAGAAGAATTAGATGACGTTGTACCAGAGGATGAAGACGTTGTGGGTGTAACGACAGCCGTGACGACAACATCTGTCTCTAATAATCCACTTTTAATCTCAGTCATCGTATCGTTGCTAATACCCACCTCTACAGGCTTCATCTTGATCAAATCACCATTCATGACCCGAACAGATTTCCCATCTTTTACTTCAATCACACTAGAGTTAGGGACCATTAAAACATTTTCTGCTTTCGCCACAATGATTGAAGCATCCACTGTCATTCCCGCTTTTACTTTTTCATTGGCAGGGAAAATAATCGTCACTTTATAGGTTGTTACGCCATCTTTCACAATTCCAGTTGTCGAAATGGAGCTAACTTTTCCAATAATCGTTTCCCCTAGTAAAGCTTGAATGGTTAGATTTGCTTCTTGGCCAACTGCTACCTTCGCAATATCCACTTCATCGACCTCAATATTTGCTACTAGATCATTGCTTTCAATCTTTGCGATTCCGCTACTTCCACCTGCATTAGATGGAGCTATGGCTTGCCCTTCTGCTATCGATAGATCGCGGATAATTCCTGCAATCGGTGCCTTTTGAATTAGGGAGTCTTTTTCTTTCTCTAGTTGATCAATTTTTAATTGGATATTGGAAATATTTAATTTTTGACTTTCAATATCATTGATTAAAGAAGGATTACTAATTTTTATAATCGGTGTTCCCTTTTTAACATAGGTATCATTGTTCACATATAGTTTTTCTACATTTCCGCTTACCTTGGAAAAGACCATAACTTCATCAGATACATATTCATATTGCCCTTTTGCATCTTCAATCGGTTCTGCTGCTGTTTGAATGACTGCTGTTCCTTTTAACCCTTTTTCCAGATTTCCAGGGTTATTGACGGTAACCCAAACCTCAGTATTGAAGATTCGTTCAACCTTCCCAATAACTTTACTTATTCCATCATCAGATTGGATTTCTGCCACTTGACCTACTTTTACATCAGTTATTCTTTCAACAGGAACATTCGCAATGAATCTCATTATTGATTTATTTTGAATTGTAGCAATGCTACTACTTGCTCCTGTACTTCCACCAACTGGCGAACCTGTCTGAACATTATAGTGAATATAACCATCAGCTGGTGCATAAATCGTTAATAGTCGATCAACAGTCACCTTATTCACATTACTTACAGTAGTCTGTAATAAATCGGCTAACTTTATCTGAGCGCTTTTCAACTCATTCTTTGCTTGATTGATCTGATTTTGTAAACTGCTATCGTCTACAGCAAAAAGTGGATCACCTGCTTCAACCTTTGCACCTTCTTGAACATAAATCTTAGTAACTGTCCCATTTACTGTAGGCGTAATATCCATTTGGTTCCCATATTCAATAACGCCTGAACTATCCACCGTAACCGTAAGATCACCTTTCTTAACCTTGCTTGTCTGGTAGGATACTGCTGCTACATTTTCTTGAGCAGTAAGATAATAATAGCTAAATCCCCCACCTGATAATAGAACAACTGCACTTAGGACTATAATCGTTAATCGTTTTTTCGTCTTCCATTTTTCTAACCTTTTCTTC
This is a stretch of genomic DNA from Tepidibacillus fermentans. It encodes these proteins:
- a CDS encoding ABC transporter ATP-binding protein, producing MLRLNNINKVYGMGDTEFYALKNIDVHVKEGDFVAIMGPSGSGKSTLMNILGCLDKPTSGEYFIGEHEVSQLSDDALASIRNQYLGFIFQNYNLLPTLTAVENVELPLIYRGLSRSERRERAVEALTKVGLQERLYHRPSELSGGQQQRVAIARAIAGNPTVLLADEPTGNLDSRSELEILAIFQDLNRQGMTILIVTHDEVVAEHCRRIIHVKDGEIMTNKLIQEELRKDAAYQLTTLQVSEVVG
- a CDS encoding efflux RND transporter periplasmic adaptor subunit encodes the protein MKKRLEKWKTKKRLTIIVLSAVVLLSGGGFSYYYLTAQENVAAVSYQTSKVKKGDLTVTVDSSGVIEYGNQMDITPTVNGTVTKIYVQEGAKVEAGDPLFAVDDSSLQNQINQAKNELKSAQIKLADLLQTTVSNVNKVTVDRLLTIYAPADGYIHYNVQTGSPVGGSTGASSSIATIQNKSIMRFIANVPVERITDVKVGQVAEIQSDDGISKVIGKVERIFNTEVWVTVNNPGNLEKGLKGTAVIQTAAEPIEDAKGQYEYVSDEVMVFSKVSGNVEKLYVNNDTYVKKGTPIIKISNPSLINDIESQKLNISNIQLKIDQLEKEKDSLIQKAPIAGIIRDLSIAEGQAIAPSNAGGSSGIAKIESNDLVANIEVDEVDIAKVAVGQEANLTIQALLGETIIGKVSSISTTGIVKDGVTTYKVTIIFPANEKVKAGMTVDASIIVAKAENVLMVPNSSVIEVKDGKSVRVMNGDLIKMKPVEVGISNDTMTEIKSGLLETDVVVTAVVTPTTSSSSGTTSSNSSLVPSNVTVPGINGGGGRK